In Halarcobacter mediterraneus, the following proteins share a genomic window:
- a CDS encoding Kae1-like domain-containing protein, whose product MELIYKIDFNTTNFYFKHIIDDLIEDTKIKATCKMYRGFILLVCSDEVEEIENFFKVLEEKLPLSIFISNAEVLEHFDYDSFFELEEQDVKLNLSLLTNDEITKTINENNIDFTNDIDKIKKGGVSRFETHNGLKDLFLPSVKLREEFESKGYEVKLLITNINNISKLVDITQKDLQLLCSIERPLIKLKFKLLQNAKGEFSNTRFIYAKIADDKETLLFSKALKDKGFDYILYVNDEVYQDGLKVTYNKEQNIIICGEKGLFPKYDFDLKRRVNSSKDYFEEYGSVYKACIAQFNKRLVSTIGVYFSYKSDESAIKINNAKLGERNIVFIPNVLNNIEKCIDDIRSIDENTNRLIDNYKKSFPKYFEKKFIDKDADGFEAILNMLAYCLGMKDYKQFEDTALMFGGKSGLQIDMKVMQIDGKNYLDYRKIIQSTLSYKIAGVEDTLLAYSFYESLCDFISDNVTEIQSDFNAKDIILCGDMFANSILLSKLKKKLNTINILIPKEYPIDY is encoded by the coding sequence ATGGAATTAATTTATAAAATAGATTTTAATACAACAAACTTTTATTTTAAGCATATCATTGATGATTTAATAGAAGATACAAAAATTAAAGCTACATGTAAAATGTATAGGGGTTTTATTCTTTTAGTTTGTTCTGATGAAGTAGAGGAAATAGAAAACTTTTTTAAGGTACTTGAAGAAAAACTTCCTTTATCAATATTTATTTCAAATGCAGAAGTTTTAGAACACTTTGATTATGATTCATTTTTTGAACTAGAAGAACAGGATGTAAAGTTAAATCTTTCACTTCTTACAAATGATGAAATTACGAAAACTATAAATGAAAATAATATTGACTTTACAAATGATATTGATAAGATAAAAAAAGGTGGGGTATCAAGATTTGAAACTCACAATGGCTTAAAAGATTTATTTTTGCCATCTGTAAAATTAAGAGAAGAGTTTGAATCAAAAGGTTATGAAGTAAAACTTTTAATTACAAATATAAATAATATCTCAAAACTAGTAGATATTACACAAAAAGATTTACAACTTTTATGCTCAATAGAAAGGCCTCTTATAAAATTAAAATTTAAACTTTTACAAAATGCAAAAGGAGAGTTTTCAAATACTAGATTTATTTATGCCAAAATTGCAGATGATAAAGAAACTTTACTTTTTTCAAAAGCTTTAAAAGACAAAGGTTTTGATTATATACTATATGTCAATGATGAGGTTTACCAAGATGGCTTAAAAGTTACATATAATAAAGAACAAAATATTATAATTTGTGGAGAAAAGGGATTATTCCCTAAATATGATTTTGATTTAAAAAGAAGAGTTAATTCAAGTAAAGACTATTTTGAGGAGTATGGATCTGTTTATAAAGCATGTATTGCACAATTTAATAAAAGGTTAGTTTCTACTATTGGAGTATATTTTTCATATAAAAGTGATGAATCAGCTATTAAAATAAATAATGCAAAATTAGGAGAGAGAAATATAGTTTTTATTCCAAATGTTTTAAATAATATAGAAAAGTGCATTGATGATATTAGAAGTATAGATGAAAATACCAATAGATTAATTGACAATTATAAAAAAAGCTTTCCAAAATATTTTGAAAAAAAGTTTATAGATAAAGATGCAGATGGTTTTGAAGCTATTTTAAATATGCTTGCATACTGTTTAGGAATGAAAGATTATAAACAGTTTGAAGATACAGCTTTAATGTTTGGTGGTAAAAGTGGACTTCAAATTGATATGAAAGTTATGCAAATAGATGGAAAGAACTATTTAGATTATAGAAAAATTATCCAAAGTACTTTAAGTTATAAGATTGCGGGAGTAGAGGATACATTATTAGCATACTCTTTTTATGAATCATTGTGTGATTTTATTTCAGATAATGTTACAGAAATTCAAAGTGATTTTAATGCAAAAGATATTATTCTTTGTGGTGATATGTTTGCTAACTCAATTTTACTTTCTAAACTAAAGAAAAAGCTAAATACTATTAATATACTTATTCCAAAAGAATACCCTATAGATTACTAA
- a CDS encoding nickel-dependent hydrogenase large subunit — protein MANKRVVVDPITRIEGHLRIEVEVDENNVIQNAYSTSTLWRGLETIVKNRDPRDAGFLMQRICGVCTFSHYRAGIEAVEDALGIVPPLNAKLTRSLMNMALFMHDHVVHFYHLHGLDWVDVVSALDADPAKASKEAFKYAELPIATGENDLKKVKKRVKEFVDKGQLGPFANAYWGHKTYRLTPEQNLILLSHYLKALEVQRDLAKLMAMFGGKQPHPQSLTVGGVTCVMDLMDPSRMGEYLTLFKVGSEFIENAYQADVIMAAKMYKDEASVTEQAGVMNFMSHQEMQLNKTEFLFDTGIIENGDLSKVFDINEDLITEEATHSWYADNEALHPYNGKTNPNYTGFKDMDTVGPDGKMIHSKVIDENGKYSWIKSPRYDGKPMEVGPLACILISYAKGNEKIVPLVDDFLAKTGLPKAALFTTLGRTAARMIQVRAIAKHGLEAFNTLIENLKVDQDTFTSYKIDKDKEYRGRFIGDVPRGMLSHWIRIKNAVVENYQAVVPSTWNAGPIDSLGQIGPYEANLVGLKVQDLTQPLEIIRVIHSFDPCIACAVHVMDKKGNDLGTYKVDPFYGLSC, from the coding sequence ATGGCAAATAAAAGAGTAGTAGTAGACCCAATTACAAGGATTGAAGGACACTTAAGAATTGAGGTTGAAGTTGATGAAAACAATGTTATTCAAAATGCTTACTCTACATCAACACTTTGGAGAGGTTTAGAAACTATTGTTAAAAATAGAGACCCAAGAGATGCAGGTTTCTTAATGCAAAGAATTTGTGGTGTTTGTACTTTTTCTCACTATAGAGCAGGGATTGAAGCTGTTGAAGATGCACTTGGTATTGTTCCTCCTTTAAATGCAAAATTAACTAGGTCTTTAATGAATATGGCTTTATTTATGCATGACCATGTTGTTCACTTTTATCATTTGCATGGTCTTGATTGGGTTGATGTTGTTTCAGCACTTGATGCAGACCCTGCAAAAGCTTCTAAAGAGGCATTTAAATATGCAGAATTACCAATTGCTACTGGTGAAAATGACTTAAAAAAAGTTAAAAAAAGAGTAAAAGAGTTTGTTGATAAAGGACAATTAGGGCCTTTTGCAAATGCTTATTGGGGACATAAAACTTATAGATTAACTCCTGAGCAAAACTTAATTTTATTGTCTCACTATTTAAAAGCTTTAGAAGTACAAAGAGATTTAGCAAAACTTATGGCTATGTTTGGTGGTAAACAACCACACCCTCAAAGTTTAACTGTTGGTGGTGTAACTTGTGTAATGGACTTAATGGACCCAAGTAGAATGGGTGAGTACTTAACTTTATTTAAAGTTGGTTCAGAATTTATTGAAAATGCCTACCAAGCTGATGTTATTATGGCAGCAAAAATGTATAAAGATGAAGCATCTGTAACAGAACAAGCTGGTGTTATGAACTTTATGTCTCATCAAGAGATGCAATTAAATAAAACAGAGTTTTTATTTGATACTGGTATTATTGAAAATGGAGATTTATCAAAGGTATTTGATATTAATGAAGATTTAATCACTGAAGAAGCAACTCACTCTTGGTATGCTGATAATGAAGCTTTGCATCCATATAATGGTAAAACAAACCCTAATTATACTGGATTTAAAGATATGGATACAGTAGGTCCTGATGGAAAAATGATTCACTCTAAAGTAATCGATGAAAATGGTAAATACTCTTGGATTAAATCACCAAGATATGATGGTAAACCAATGGAAGTTGGTCCACTAGCTTGTATTTTAATTTCTTATGCAAAAGGAAATGAAAAAATTGTTCCTCTTGTAGATGATTTCTTAGCTAAAACAGGACTTCCAAAAGCAGCGTTATTTACAACTTTAGGAAGAACAGCAGCTAGAATGATTCAAGTAAGAGCAATTGCTAAACATGGATTAGAGGCATTTAATACATTAATTGAGAACTTAAAAGTTGACCAAGACACCTTTACTTCATATAAAATTGACAAAGATAAAGAGTATAGAGGAAGATTTATTGGGGATGTTCCAAGGGGTATGCTTTCTCACTGGATTAGAATTAAAAATGCAGTTGTAGAAAACTATCAAGCAGTTGTTCCGTCAACTTGGAATGCAGGGCCAATTGATTCATTAGGACAAATAGGACCTTATGAAGCAAATTTAGTGGGACTAAAAGTTCAAGACTTAACTCAACCTTTAGAGATTATTAGAGTTATTCACTCTTTTGACCCTTGTATTGCTTGTGCAGTTCATGTAATGGATAAAAAAGGTAATGATTTAGGTACATACAAGGTAGATCCATTTTATGGACTATCTTGTTAA
- the cybH gene encoding Ni/Fe-hydrogenase, b-type cytochrome subunit — protein sequence MIKKHYEFSFWVRITHWVRAIAIVVLTFTGFYLAVPFIAPALNQGEPNNYLYALMRSWHIIFGFLLIAVTIGKFYLFIFDKQSKIERVSFLDFINPKVWVKQIKYYLLIGKHARLKGVYNPLQFVAYLGVYITLIVICITGLVLHMHVYHEGLGGFLYEFLRPLEVMMGSLAMVREIHHIAMWFFIVFLPIHIYLAIFNSVYGKSGAMDSIVSGYKWEEEH from the coding sequence ATGATTAAAAAACATTATGAGTTTTCATTTTGGGTTAGAATCACTCACTGGGTAAGAGCTATAGCTATTGTAGTTCTTACTTTTACTGGGTTTTATCTTGCAGTTCCTTTTATAGCTCCTGCACTTAATCAAGGAGAACCAAATAACTATTTATATGCTTTAATGAGATCATGGCATATTATTTTTGGATTTCTTTTAATTGCAGTTACAATTGGAAAGTTTTATTTATTTATTTTTGATAAACAAAGTAAGATAGAAAGAGTCTCTTTTTTGGATTTTATTAATCCAAAAGTATGGGTAAAACAAATTAAATATTATCTATTAATTGGAAAACATGCAAGACTAAAAGGAGTATATAATCCTTTACAGTTTGTTGCATATTTAGGTGTTTATATCACACTTATCGTAATATGTATTACAGGTTTAGTTTTACATATGCATGTTTATCATGAAGGGTTAGGGGGATTTTTATATGAGTTTTTAAGACCTTTAGAAGTTATGATGGGTTCTCTTGCAATGGTTAGAGAAATTCATCATATAGCTATGTGGTTTTTTATTGTATTTTTACCAATTCATATTTATCTTGCTATATTTAACTCTGTTTATGGAAAAAGTGGAGCAATGGATTCTATTGTTTCTGGATATAAATGGGAAGAAGAACATTAA
- a CDS encoding HyaD/HybD family hydrogenase maturation endopeptidase: protein MNVLILGIGNILFQDEGIGAHFIHYLDEKYEFEAKDSTVSIVDGGTLAQRLIPLIVKYDELIVVDCIDADDSMPGDVYFFDYHKAPSNINWQGSAHEVEMLQTLNMIDMNKDLPQTNVLGVIPKRVADDTTFELSKEIISAVKLMEEVVVKYLNKLDIQTKIKNETTIEHIAQVSFKRDIINGPKI from the coding sequence ATGAATGTATTAATATTAGGAATAGGGAACATATTGTTTCAAGATGAAGGAATAGGGGCTCATTTTATTCATTATTTAGATGAAAAATATGAATTTGAGGCTAAAGATTCTACTGTTAGCATTGTAGATGGTGGAACATTAGCTCAAAGACTTATTCCTCTTATAGTAAAGTATGATGAGCTTATTGTAGTTGACTGTATTGATGCAGATGATTCAATGCCTGGTGATGTTTATTTTTTTGATTATCACAAAGCCCCTTCAAATATCAATTGGCAAGGAAGTGCCCATGAAGTAGAGATGCTTCAAACACTAAATATGATTGATATGAATAAAGATTTACCTCAAACGAATGTATTAGGAGTTATTCCCAAAAGAGTAGCTGATGATACTACCTTTGAATTAAGTAAAGAGATAATTAGTGCTGTCAAGCTAATGGAGGAAGTGGTAGTTAAATATCTTAATAAATTAGATATTCAAACTAAAATAAAAAATGAAACAACAATAGAACATATTGCTCAAGTTTCTTTTAAAAGAGATATTATAAATGGTCCTAAAATTTAA
- a CDS encoding hydrogenase small subunit translates to MQEQILYEKLNKRLNDLEKLPRLKENKSIESHLDEKGVSRRDFMKWATAITVMLALPGSFTPLVAKAAKLSDRLPIIWLHMAECTGCSESLLRTDAPTIDSLIFDYISLEYHETLMAAAGWQAEHNLEHAIEAYKGQYILMVEGGIPSGNSAHYLTIGGHGHTGEHSAQLASKNAAAIFAIGTCSSFGGVQAAIPNPTGAVALSKVTNKPVINVPGCPPSEKNIVGTLLHYILYGTLPALDAYNRPKWAYGRRVHDLCERRGHFDAGEFVEEFGDEGAKKGYCLYKVGCKGPYTFNNCSKNKFNSHMSWPIQAGHGCIGCSEPDFWDTMGPFEEPVANRLYSTVFKGLGADATADKIGVGLLTATGIGIAAHAAISKFKNPKDGEE, encoded by the coding sequence TTGCAAGAGCAAATACTATATGAAAAATTAAATAAAAGATTAAATGATTTAGAAAAACTTCCTAGACTTAAAGAAAATAAATCTATAGAGAGTCACTTAGATGAAAAGGGTGTTTCAAGAAGAGATTTTATGAAGTGGGCTACAGCAATTACTGTAATGCTTGCACTTCCAGGTTCTTTTACACCATTAGTTGCAAAGGCTGCAAAATTAAGTGATAGACTTCCTATTATCTGGTTACACATGGCTGAGTGTACTGGATGTAGTGAATCACTTTTGAGAACTGATGCTCCTACAATTGACTCCTTAATTTTTGATTATATTTCTTTAGAGTATCACGAAACCTTAATGGCAGCAGCAGGATGGCAAGCTGAGCATAATTTAGAACATGCAATTGAGGCTTATAAAGGGCAATATATTTTAATGGTTGAAGGTGGAATTCCATCAGGAAATAGTGCACATTATTTAACTATTGGAGGTCATGGGCATACTGGTGAACATTCTGCACAACTTGCATCAAAAAATGCAGCAGCAATATTTGCTATTGGCACATGTTCTTCTTTTGGAGGGGTTCAAGCAGCAATTCCAAATCCTACAGGAGCAGTTGCTTTATCAAAAGTTACAAATAAACCAGTTATAAATGTACCAGGTTGTCCTCCAAGTGAAAAAAATATTGTAGGAACTTTATTACACTATATTCTTTATGGAACACTTCCTGCCCTTGATGCCTACAATAGACCAAAATGGGCTTATGGAAGAAGAGTACATGATTTATGTGAAAGAAGAGGTCACTTTGATGCTGGAGAATTTGTAGAAGAGTTTGGAGATGAAGGTGCTAAAAAAGGTTATTGTTTATACAAAGTAGGGTGTAAAGGACCTTATACTTTTAATAACTGTTCAAAAAATAAATTTAACTCACATATGTCTTGGCCTATTCAAGCAGGTCATGGGTGTATTGGGTGTTCTGAACCAGATTTTTGGGATACGATGGGACCATTTGAAGAACCGGTTGCAAATAGATTGTATAGCACAGTATTTAAAGGTCTTGGAGCTGATGCAACAGCAGATAAAATTGGTGTTGGATTATTAACAGCTACAGGTATTGGTATTGCAGCACATGCAGCTATTTCTAAATTTAAAAATCCAAAAGATGGTGAGGAGTAA
- a CDS encoding HyaD/HybD family hydrogenase maturation endopeptidase, with translation MKNIVVGVGNVLFKDEGVGIYASKFLQQNYEFNDDLEIIDGGTLGFKLMTYFQEYDNVIILDTVSVEDEAGSIYRLPSEVLLGMGQYRKTAHEVEIVEMLEICSVLDKHATVTILGIIPEDIEAVEIGLTSTLEDKFDDFISQALEEIENIGVKVKKVDNKDLKIIAQELIGSYNGEHLTRIPNEEDTTWN, from the coding sequence ATGAAGAATATTGTAGTTGGGGTTGGAAATGTTTTGTTTAAAGATGAGGGGGTAGGGATTTATGCTTCTAAATTTTTACAACAAAACTATGAATTTAATGATGATTTAGAGATAATAGATGGTGGAACTTTAGGTTTTAAACTAATGACATATTTTCAAGAATATGACAATGTTATTATTTTAGATACTGTTTCTGTTGAAGATGAAGCAGGATCTATTTATAGACTTCCGTCAGAGGTTTTACTTGGAATGGGACAATATAGAAAAACAGCCCATGAAGTTGAAATTGTAGAGATGTTAGAGATTTGTTCTGTTTTGGATAAACATGCTACAGTTACTATTTTAGGTATTATTCCTGAAGATATTGAAGCAGTTGAAATAGGATTAACTTCTACTTTGGAAGATAAGTTTGATGATTTTATTTCTCAAGCTTTAGAAGAGATTGAGAATATTGGTGTAAAAGTAAAGAAAGTTGATAATAAAGACTTAAAGATTATTGCACAAGAACTAATTGGAAGTTATAATGGTGAACATTTAACTAGAATTCCAAATGAGGAAGATACAACATGGAATTAA
- the hypF gene encoding carbamoyltransferase HypF: MLTYKIRVKGIVQGVGFRPFIFNLALKYSINGWVNNDEKGVNILIFSSKENTENFIRELEEKPPPLSKIDSIEIEELNSTKIYTKFEIKKSKINNNKSTIISPDIAVCQDCIDDINDESNFRENYALTNCTNCGPRYSIIKTVPYDRCNTSMAEFTLCEACEKEYKEPTNRRYHAQPIACEKCGPEVSLYDGNNKKIFSSLEAIKEVAKLINSGKIIAIKGLGGFHLVCDGTNEESVKNLRQRKNRPEKPFAVMFKSIEEIKEHTFLSEKEEELLNSKEKPIVLVRKKNKSGLSNSVAPNIDRLGCFIAYTPLHYILFRYLNNPIVATSANLKDEPIIRFKDEILKKLADVVDFVLDFNRDIVNACDDSVVQVVNDDISKLRNARGYAPTSLKLEKKVSKKILALGANQKSTIALAFEDNLILSPHIGDLNSIESMEYFKRTIETFKNFYDFEPDVIVCDKHPNYENTKWAKTLNKELVFVQHHYAHILSTMAEYKLKEKVLGFAFDGTGYGDDGNIWGGEVFICNNKSYERAYHLKYFKLLGGEKAVKEPKRVALSLLFEEFTLEEVLSLESSVVKQFSKKEIKMLHMAWVKGLNSPLTSSMGRLFDAIASLSNLVHIQSYEGQTGLAIEQNYDKTIVENFDFEVINNQIDLSPMINQILKEKEIKVICSKFINTLVEIILYISKDYEKLPLVLSGGVFQNKTLIDLVCKKLKEMKRKYFYSKQIPLNDGGISIGQIYYIS, translated from the coding sequence ATGCTAACATATAAAATTAGAGTAAAAGGTATTGTTCAAGGAGTTGGATTTAGACCTTTTATTTTTAATTTAGCCTTAAAATACTCTATAAATGGTTGGGTAAATAATGATGAAAAAGGAGTAAATATTCTTATTTTTTCATCAAAAGAAAATACAGAAAATTTCATAAGAGAATTAGAAGAAAAACCACCACCCTTATCAAAAATAGACTCTATTGAAATAGAGGAATTAAACTCAACAAAAATTTATACAAAATTTGAAATTAAAAAAAGTAAAATAAATAATAATAAATCAACAATTATAAGTCCAGATATAGCAGTTTGCCAAGATTGTATTGATGATATAAATGATGAATCAAATTTTAGAGAAAATTATGCTTTAACAAACTGCACTAACTGTGGACCAAGATACTCTATAATTAAAACAGTTCCTTATGATAGATGTAATACTTCAATGGCAGAATTTACTCTTTGTGAAGCTTGTGAAAAAGAGTATAAAGAGCCTACTAATAGAAGATATCATGCTCAACCTATTGCATGTGAAAAATGTGGCCCAGAAGTTAGCCTTTATGATGGGAATAATAAAAAAATCTTTTCCTCTTTAGAAGCTATAAAAGAAGTAGCAAAATTAATTAATTCTGGAAAAATAATAGCTATCAAAGGACTTGGAGGTTTTCATTTAGTTTGTGATGGAACAAATGAGGAGTCTGTTAAAAACTTAAGACAAAGAAAAAATAGACCTGAAAAACCTTTTGCCGTTATGTTTAAAAGTATTGAAGAAATAAAAGAACATACCTTTTTGTCAGAAAAAGAGGAAGAACTTTTAAACTCAAAAGAGAAACCTATAGTTCTAGTTAGAAAGAAAAATAAAAGTGGACTTTCAAATAGTGTAGCACCAAATATTGATAGATTAGGGTGCTTTATTGCTTATACTCCTTTGCATTATATACTTTTTAGATATTTAAATAATCCAATAGTTGCAACAAGTGCAAATCTAAAAGATGAGCCAATCATAAGATTTAAAGATGAAATATTAAAAAAACTTGCAGATGTAGTAGATTTTGTATTGGATTTTAATAGAGATATAGTAAATGCTTGTGATGACTCTGTTGTTCAAGTTGTAAATGATGATATTAGTAAACTTAGAAATGCAAGGGGTTATGCCCCAACTTCTTTAAAATTAGAAAAAAAAGTTTCTAAAAAAATATTAGCCCTTGGAGCAAATCAAAAGTCAACTATTGCTTTAGCTTTTGAAGATAATCTTATTTTATCACCTCATATTGGGGATTTAAACTCAATTGAGTCAATGGAATATTTTAAACGAACTATTGAAACTTTTAAAAACTTTTATGACTTTGAACCTGATGTAATAGTTTGTGATAAACATCCAAATTATGAAAATACTAAATGGGCAAAAACTTTAAATAAAGAGCTTGTTTTTGTACAACACCATTATGCTCATATTTTATCAACAATGGCAGAATATAAACTAAAAGAAAAAGTACTTGGTTTTGCTTTTGATGGAACTGGATATGGAGATGATGGAAACATTTGGGGTGGGGAAGTTTTTATTTGTAATAATAAAAGCTATGAAAGAGCTTATCATCTAAAATATTTTAAACTTTTAGGTGGTGAGAAAGCAGTAAAAGAACCTAAAAGGGTTGCTTTATCTTTATTATTTGAAGAGTTTACATTAGAGGAAGTTTTATCTTTAGAAAGTTCTGTTGTTAAACAGTTTAGTAAGAAAGAAATCAAGATGCTTCATATGGCTTGGGTAAAAGGTTTAAATTCTCCACTTACAAGCTCTATGGGAAGATTATTTGATGCAATTGCTTCTTTATCTAATCTTGTTCATATTCAAAGTTATGAAGGACAAACGGGACTTGCAATCGAGCAAAATTATGATAAAACTATTGTTGAGAATTTTGATTTTGAAGTTATTAATAATCAAATTGATTTATCTCCTATGATAAATCAAATATTAAAAGAGAAAGAGATAAAAGTTATTTGCTCGAAATTCATAAATACTTTAGTAGAAATAATTCTTTATATAAGTAAAGACTACGAAAAATTACCATTAGTTCTTAGTGGGGGAGTTTTTCAGAATAAAACTTTAATAGACCTAGTTTGTAAAAAATTAAAGGAAATGAAACGAAAATATTTTTATTCTAAACAAATACCTTTGAATGATGGAGGAATTTCAATTGGTCAAATCTATTATATAAGTTAA